The following nucleotide sequence is from Candidatus Rokuibacteriota bacterium.
GAGGCCGCCGGCGTGTTCGAGGCGCCGCGCCACCCCTACACGCAGTCGCTGCTCGCGGCGGTTCCCCGCATCGGCGGACGGCGCGTGACCCTGGAGTTCTCCCTCGAGGGCGAGCCGCCGAACCCGCGCGACGTCCCCAGCGGCTGCCGGTTCCGGACCCGGTGTCCGGTTGCCAAGGACGTGTGCGCCGCCGAGGAGCCGCCGCTGCGCTCGGTCGGCGGGCAGCTCGTAGCCTGCCACTTCGCCTGACGCTCTAGCCTGGCGCGCGATCCCGTCGAAAGCGCCTACCCGATGGAAAAACCGGCCGCCCAGCGGTCGAGGAAGACCGCGATCATCTTCGTCCGCTCCAGCAGGGTGGCCACCTCGATGAACTCCTCGGCGCTGTGGGCGCGGCTCCCCTTGGGGCCGAGGCCGTCGATGGTGGGGGCCACCGCCGAGGTGTGGTTGCCGTCGGAGCCGCCGCCGGTCTTGATAGCCCTGACCTCCACCCCCAGCTCACGCCCCGAGGCACGCATGATCTCGAGCAGCCGCTCGGTGCCGGGGTGCCCGGGCGGCCAGGGCGGGAAGTGCACGCGGCCCCAGAAGCGCGCAGTGGTGCCGGGCACGCGGACGCGCTCGCAGATCTCGCGCATGGTGGCGATGGCGCGGTCGGCCTCCTCCTGTGTCCAGGCCCGGAGGTCGATCTCGGCGATGGCGTGGTCGGCCACCACGTTCGGGCGCTCGCCGCCCTTGACGGTGCCCACGTTGACCGTGGTGCCGCTGTCGAAGTCGGTCAGCGCGTGGAGCGCGGCGACCTTCTGCGCCAGGTCCCAGATGGCGCTCGCGCCCAGCTCGGGCTGGAGCCCGGCGTGCGCGGCCTTGCCCGTGACCTCCAGATGGAACGTGCCCGCTCCCTTGCGGGCCATGACGTACTCGCCGCCGGGGCGCGCGGGCTCGAGGATGCCCACGCTGTGCGCCCGGCGGGCCTCGGCCTGGATCAGGTCGTGAGAGGTGGGTGAGAGCCGTTCCTCGTCGGAGTTGAACACGACGGCGACGCTGGTCTCCGCCCAGGCGCGCGTCCTGGCTTCCTTGTGGGCGCGGAGCGCGTAGAGTACGGCGGCGAGGCCGCCCTTCATGTCGTAGACGCCGGGACCCCAGGCCAGACCTCGCTCGTCGATCCGGAACGGGCGGTGCTTCACGGTCCCCGACGGGAAGACCGTGTCGAAGTGCCCGACGAAGAGGAAGCGCTTGGGCCCCGTGCCGGACTTCTCTCCCACGATGTGGTCGCCGAAACGCTCCTGGGGGATGCGCCGCGTGGTGAAGCCCAGGAGATCGAGCCGCTCAGCGAGGATGGCGCCGACGCGGTTACTGTCGATCGGGTCGTCGGTGCCGCTGTCGTGGTTCACCAGGCGGGCGAGGAATTCGATCTGCTCGTCGCGCCAGCCGTCGAGACGGTCCAGGAGCTCACGCATGGCGGCATAGTACCGCGCCGCCGTCGGGTGCGGACCTGTTCTCCGAGTCCCCGAATATATGGAGCAGCTGTTGGCGAAGGCGAAGGCAAAGACCAGATGGGGCTGCGCCGGATGACGCGGGAAACCCAGGACGGGAACCCGATGGAGAGGCACCGAACCCTGCTAGAATCGGTCGGCGGGTCGGGGGGACCGCGCGCATGCAGATCGGCGTCGACATCGGCGGCACCTTCACCGATATCGTGGCCCTCGACGGCGAGGGCCGCCTGGTCCTGACCAAGGTCCCCACCACGCCCAAGGATTTGCTGGAGGGCATCGACGCGGCGGTGCGCCGAGTCCTGGCGCTGGCGGGCGCCCCCGCCGGGGCCGTCGAGCGGTTCATCCACGGAACGACCGTCGCCACCAACGCCGTGCTGGAGCAGAAAGGCGCGGTCACGGCGATCCTCACCACCGAGGGCTTCGAGGACGTGCTGGAGCTCGGGCGGATGAAGCGCTCGCGCATGTACGACCTCGACATGGACCCCGAGACACCGACCTTTCTGGCGCCGCGGCGGCGCCGCATCGGCATCCGCGAGCGGCTCGACGCCCGCGGGGCCGTCCTCACGCCGCTCGACGAGGAGCAGGTCCGCGCCGCCGTGGCGGGCCTCCGGGACCAGGGCGTGCAGGCGATCGCGGTGTGCTACCTCTTCTCCTTCGTCAATCCCGCGCACGAGCGCCGCACCCGCGAGATCTGCCAGGCGGTGGCGCAGGAGATCAGCGTCTCCCTCTCGTCCGAGGTGGATCCGACCTTCCGGGAGTACGAGCGCCTGTGCGTCACCGCCTTCGACGCCTACGTGGGCCCTGTGGTGAAGCGCTACCTCGCCGGCCTGGCCGAGACGCTACGGGGCCTCGGCATCCCGGGCGTGCCCCTCGTCATGCGCTCGCGGGGCGGGATCGTCTCTGCGTCGCTGGCGGCGCGGCAGCCGGTGACCCTCTTCCTCTCGGGCCCGGCCGGGGGTGTCATCGGCGCCCGGTTCGCGGCCGAGCGCTCCGAGGTGCACGACTTCGTCTCCCTCGACATGGGCGGCACGAGCAATGACGTGGCGGTGGTGCGGGGCGGCGCGCCGCTCATCGCCAGCGAGGGCTCGATCGGGCCGTACCCGGTGCGCACGTCCATGGTGGACGTGAACACCATCGGAGCCGGCGGCGGGAGCATCGCGTGGATCGACGGGGCCGGCGGGCTCCGCGTGGGCCCCCGGAGCGCCGGCGCCGATCCCGGCCCCGCGTGCTATGGCCGGGGCGGCGACCAGGCGACGGTGACCGACGCCAACCTCCTGCTCGGCTACCTGAACCCGGAGCGTTTCGCCGGCGGCTTGATGGCGCTCGATGTGGGAGCCGCCGAGCGCGCCGTCGGCGCCGTCGCCAGCCGGCTCGGCCTGGACCTGATCGCGGCGGCGGCGGGCATCCACCGCGTGATCAATGCGCGGATGGCCGACCAGATCCGCCTCGTGACCATCAAGCGCGGCTACGACCCCCGGCAGTTCGCGCTGGTGGTGCTGGGGGGCGCGGGACCGGTGCACGGCGCGCCGCTGGCCGAGGAGATGGGCATGGCTGAGGTGATCGTGCCCGAGACGCCGGGAGTCCTGGCGGCCTTCGGCCTGCTGGCCGCCGCCATCGAGCACCACCATGCGCGGACACTCCAGGCGGGCACCGACGGCGTCGACCTGGACGCGGTCAACCAGTGCCTCGCCGAGCTGGATGCGGCCGGCCAGGCGCGGATGCGGGAAGAAGGCGTGCCGGCTGCCGAGGTCCGCGTCGCCTACTCGGCGGACATGCGGTACGTCGGCCAGGCCTACGAGCTCGAGGTGCCTATCGCCGCCCCGCTCACCCGCGAGCGGGTGCCGAAGGCCGTGGGCGCCTTCCATGCGGCGCACGAGCGCGTCTACGGTTACGCGCGCGTGCAGCAGCCGGCCGAGTTCGTCAACTTCCGGGCAGTGCACACCTTCCCGCTCCCGCGACCCGTGGTGCGGCCGCCCGCGCGCGCCGCCGGCGCGGCGGACGGCGCGCGCGTCGGCGAGCGGCGCGCGTACTTCGCTCCCGGCGGCTTCGTCACGACGGCCGTCTACGATCGCGCCCGCCTGCCGCTCGGGTCGCGGGTGCCGGGACCGGCCATCGTCGAGCAGGACGACACCACCACGGTCCTCCCTCCGGGGCACACGGCCCTCGTGGACGCCTCGGGGAACCTGCGCATCAGGAGAGCGTCTTGAGCGCGCGTACGGTCATCGACCCCATCCTCCTGGAGGTGCTGCGCAACCGCCTGGACACCATCGCCGACGAGATGGAGCTGACGCTGCTCAAGAGCGCGGCGTCGCCCATCGTCAAGGAAGGCCTCGACGCCTCGGCGGCGCTCTTCAATACCCAGGGGGAGACCATCGCCCAGGCGGCAGCCATTCCCATTCACCTGGGGGCGCTCCAGTTCGCCGCGCGGCGCCTCGTGCGGGCCTTCCCGCCCGCGCGCATGCGGGACGGCGACGCCTATCTCCTGAACGATCCCTACGACGGCGGCACCCACCTGCCGGATATCACCCTGGCGGTGCCCGTGTTCTCCGAGGGGCAAGCGGTGGCGCTGGCGTGCACCATGTGCCACCACCAGGACGTGGGGGGGCGCACGCCCGGCAGCGTGCCGACGGACGCCACCGAGCTGTACCAGGAGGGCATCATCATCCCGCCCACGCAGCTCTTCCGGGCGGGGGAGCTGGACGAGAACCTGTTTGGCCTCCTCACCCGCAATGTCCGCCTGCCGGACGTGTTCACCGGCGACCTCATGGCTCAGGTGGCGGCAGGGCGGCTGGGCGGTATCCGGCTGCGCGAGCTCTTCGCCACTCATGGGACCCAGATCGTGCTGGACTATATCGAGGAGCTGCTCACGCGGGGGGAGACGCTGACGCGGCAGGGGATCGAGGCCATTCCCGACGGGGAGTACCGCTTCGAGGACTATCTCGACAATGACGGCGTGGAGCTCGACCGCCGCGTGAAGATCGCGGTGACGCTCCGGGTGCGGGGCTCGTCCATGACGTTCGACTTCACGGGGACGGATCCGCAGGTGCGCGGGCCCTTCAACTCGGTGCCGGCGTCAACCCTGTCGGCAGTGTACTATGCCATCCGCGCCATCTCCGACCCGTCCGTCCCGAACAACGGGGGCTGCTTCCGCGCGGTGGACGCGGTGCTGCCCGAGGGGACGGTGGTGAACCCGTGGCCGCCGGCGCCGGTGAGTTGCCGCACGGCGACCATCAAGCGCATCGCCGACACCATCCTCGGCGCGCTGGTCCGGGCGCTGCCCCACCGCATGCCCGCCGCCAACTCCGGCACGCTGCTCGTTATGGCCCTCGGCGGAAGCGACCCGCACACCGGCCGCCCCTTCGTGGCCAGCGAGCTCGCCGCGGGCGGCATGGGCGCGCGCCCGCGGAAGGACGGGATCGATGCCATCGAGACCGACGTCTCCAACTGCATGAACATCCCGGTGGAGTCGGTGGAGATGGGCTTTCCGTTGCGCATCCCGCGCGCCGGCCTCTGGACGGACTCGGGCGGCGCGGGGCAGTTCCGCGGGGGCCTGGGGCTGGAGAAGGTGTTCGAGGCCACGACCACCGACGTCATGGTCTCCCACCGCGGCGAGCGCTTCGCGTCGGCGCCCTGGGGGCTCCATGGCGGCGCGCCCGGCCGGTGCGCCCGCGCTTTCATCCTCCGCAAGGACGGGCGACGGGAGGAGCTGCCGTCGAAGAAGATGATCGTGCTCCACGCGGGCGACCAGCTCTGGGAGTACATCGCCGGCGGAGCTGGCTACGGGGACCCGCTCGATCGGGACCCCGAGCTGGTCCTGTCCGACGTGCTGGACCGCAAGGTCTCGCTGGAGGCCGCACGCGAGGCCTACGGCGTGGTGCTCATGCCCGAAGGCGGCGCGCTGGACGAGCTGGGGACGAAGGAATGCCGCGAGGCACTCCGCCGCCAGCGAGGCCCGATCGGGTGGACCTTCGACCGCGGTGTCGACGGGCGCGAGGCCTGAGCGTGGGGGTGTGGTTCTCTGGGCAGGCGTTCCTGATCACGGGCGCCGCATCCGGGATCGGCCGGATGCTGGTCGAGATGCTGGCCGAGCACGGCGCCGTGCTCGTGCTGTGCGACGTCGACACAGAGCAGCTCGAGGCCACCCGCCGGGCGCTCGCCGAGGCCGGACGGCGCGTCCATGCCATCGCCGCGGACGTGTCGAGCCCGGATCAGGTCGAGCGCATGGCGGCCGAGGCGTTCCGCGTCGCCGGCCCGATCAGGGGGTTGGTGAACTGCGCGGGCATCTATCCGGTGACGCCGCTTCTCGAGATGGCCGCGGAGGAGTGGGACCGTGTGCTCAACACCAACCTGAAGGGGCCGTTCCTGGTGACGCAGGCGGTGGCGCGGCGCATGATCGAGGCGCGCAGTGGCGGCAGCATCGTCAACATCTCGTCAAGCGCGAGCCGGCTGGCGCGGCCGGGCATCGCCCACTACGGGGCGTCCAAGGCCGGGCTCAATCAGCTCACCGCCGTGATGGCCGTGGAGCTGGCGCCGCATGGCATCCGCGTCAACGCCGTGGCGCCGGGGCTGATCGGGACGGACCGCGTGCTGGCGGCGGCGCGCGGTCCCGCGGGGGAGGCGGAGCACACGACGAAGCTGGCGCGCATCCCGCTCGGCCGTGAGGGAACGCCCGCAGAGGTCGCCGACCTCGTGCTGTTCCTGCTGTCGCCCGAGGCGAGCTATTGCACGGGTGGTGTGTACGCGGTGGACGGGGGGTTCACGCTGGGGATTCCGCGCTACTGAGGAGCGCCGCCGAGCCCACCGGGGCGTGATTGGACCG
It contains:
- a CDS encoding M20 family metallopeptidase; this encodes MRELLDRLDGWRDEQIEFLARLVNHDSGTDDPIDSNRVGAILAERLDLLGFTTRRIPQERFGDHIVGEKSGTGPKRFLFVGHFDTVFPSGTVKHRPFRIDERGLAWGPGVYDMKGGLAAVLYALRAHKEARTRAWAETSVAVVFNSDEERLSPTSHDLIQAEARRAHSVGILEPARPGGEYVMARKGAGTFHLEVTGKAAHAGLQPELGASAIWDLAQKVAALHALTDFDSGTTVNVGTVKGGERPNVVADHAIAEIDLRAWTQEEADRAIATMREICERVRVPGTTARFWGRVHFPPWPPGHPGTERLLEIMRASGRELGVEVRAIKTGGGSDGNHTSAVAPTIDGLGPKGSRAHSAEEFIEVATLLERTKMIAVFLDRWAAGFSIG
- a CDS encoding hydantoinase/oxoprolinase family protein — translated: MQIGVDIGGTFTDIVALDGEGRLVLTKVPTTPKDLLEGIDAAVRRVLALAGAPAGAVERFIHGTTVATNAVLEQKGAVTAILTTEGFEDVLELGRMKRSRMYDLDMDPETPTFLAPRRRRIGIRERLDARGAVLTPLDEEQVRAAVAGLRDQGVQAIAVCYLFSFVNPAHERRTREICQAVAQEISVSLSSEVDPTFREYERLCVTAFDAYVGPVVKRYLAGLAETLRGLGIPGVPLVMRSRGGIVSASLAARQPVTLFLSGPAGGVIGARFAAERSEVHDFVSLDMGGTSNDVAVVRGGAPLIASEGSIGPYPVRTSMVDVNTIGAGGGSIAWIDGAGGLRVGPRSAGADPGPACYGRGGDQATVTDANLLLGYLNPERFAGGLMALDVGAAERAVGAVASRLGLDLIAAAAGIHRVINARMADQIRLVTIKRGYDPRQFALVVLGGAGPVHGAPLAEEMGMAEVIVPETPGVLAAFGLLAAAIEHHHARTLQAGTDGVDLDAVNQCLAELDAAGQARMREEGVPAAEVRVAYSADMRYVGQAYELEVPIAAPLTRERVPKAVGAFHAAHERVYGYARVQQPAEFVNFRAVHTFPLPRPVVRPPARAAGAADGARVGERRAYFAPGGFVTTAVYDRARLPLGSRVPGPAIVEQDDTTTVLPPGHTALVDASGNLRIRRAS
- a CDS encoding hydantoinase B/oxoprolinase family protein, with translation MSARTVIDPILLEVLRNRLDTIADEMELTLLKSAASPIVKEGLDASAALFNTQGETIAQAAAIPIHLGALQFAARRLVRAFPPARMRDGDAYLLNDPYDGGTHLPDITLAVPVFSEGQAVALACTMCHHQDVGGRTPGSVPTDATELYQEGIIIPPTQLFRAGELDENLFGLLTRNVRLPDVFTGDLMAQVAAGRLGGIRLRELFATHGTQIVLDYIEELLTRGETLTRQGIEAIPDGEYRFEDYLDNDGVELDRRVKIAVTLRVRGSSMTFDFTGTDPQVRGPFNSVPASTLSAVYYAIRAISDPSVPNNGGCFRAVDAVLPEGTVVNPWPPAPVSCRTATIKRIADTILGALVRALPHRMPAANSGTLLVMALGGSDPHTGRPFVASELAAGGMGARPRKDGIDAIETDVSNCMNIPVESVEMGFPLRIPRAGLWTDSGGAGQFRGGLGLEKVFEATTTDVMVSHRGERFASAPWGLHGGAPGRCARAFILRKDGRREELPSKKMIVLHAGDQLWEYIAGGAGYGDPLDRDPELVLSDVLDRKVSLEAAREAYGVVLMPEGGALDELGTKECREALRRQRGPIGWTFDRGVDGREA
- a CDS encoding SDR family NAD(P)-dependent oxidoreductase, whose product is MGVWFSGQAFLITGAASGIGRMLVEMLAEHGAVLVLCDVDTEQLEATRRALAEAGRRVHAIAADVSSPDQVERMAAEAFRVAGPIRGLVNCAGIYPVTPLLEMAAEEWDRVLNTNLKGPFLVTQAVARRMIEARSGGSIVNISSSASRLARPGIAHYGASKAGLNQLTAVMAVELAPHGIRVNAVAPGLIGTDRVLAAARGPAGEAEHTTKLARIPLGREGTPAEVADLVLFLLSPEASYCTGGVYAVDGGFTLGIPRY